The following are encoded in a window of Paraburkholderia hospita genomic DNA:
- a CDS encoding AraC family transcriptional regulator, producing MPSEHADVLSQVLKLIRLRGDHVFHGELGSSTEVIFPPGPATFLHLRAGELSVSQCNGPSVTLRSGDFVLLPHADGHTIRSGPSRKASQRFEAAVDFTSSRDAQTFKWAADDGMAGSFLAGSFYFDGAPLRSLLTGLPGLIHLTCDKVSEPPWLASISHFLDVESRSAGPGSSLMISRLIDLLVIRTLRMWVSQQGDRVGWLSGLSDERVGRALNAMHLEPDRAWTVSALAETAMMSRSMFSDRFTAVVGLPPLRYLTRWRLTIAADLLRGGTLKVTEVAHGAGYGSEAAFSRAFKEEFGYPPRDAHRIAQTGAFVARSSELL from the coding sequence ATGCCGTCCGAGCACGCCGATGTCTTGTCGCAGGTACTCAAGCTGATTCGCCTTCGCGGAGATCACGTTTTCCACGGCGAGCTGGGCAGTTCCACTGAAGTGATTTTTCCGCCAGGGCCGGCAACGTTTTTGCATCTGCGTGCCGGCGAACTGTCGGTGTCTCAATGCAATGGCCCCTCCGTGACGCTGCGGTCAGGCGACTTCGTTCTTTTGCCACATGCAGACGGACATACGATTCGAAGCGGGCCGAGCAGGAAAGCAAGTCAACGATTCGAGGCGGCGGTGGACTTTACCTCCAGCAGAGATGCTCAGACGTTCAAATGGGCGGCTGACGACGGCATGGCAGGATCCTTTCTCGCAGGATCATTCTATTTTGACGGGGCCCCATTACGCTCTTTGCTCACCGGGCTTCCCGGGCTGATTCATCTGACATGCGACAAAGTCAGCGAGCCCCCCTGGCTGGCCTCTATCTCGCATTTCCTGGATGTGGAATCGCGTAGCGCCGGCCCAGGGTCATCGCTGATGATCTCGCGGCTTATTGATCTGCTCGTTATCCGCACCTTGCGGATGTGGGTCAGCCAGCAAGGCGATCGGGTCGGCTGGCTGTCCGGACTGAGCGACGAACGCGTCGGCCGTGCGTTGAATGCAATGCATCTGGAACCTGACCGTGCATGGACGGTCTCGGCGCTCGCCGAGACGGCGATGATGTCGCGATCGATGTTCTCGGATCGCTTCACGGCGGTGGTGGGGCTTCCACCGTTGCGTTATCTGACACGCTGGAGATTGACCATCGCAGCAGACTTGCTACGCGGAGGGACCTTGAAGGTGACCGAAGTGGCCCACGGTGCCGGCTATGGTTCGGAGGCTGCCTTCAGTCGCGCCTTCAAGGAGGAGTTTGGCTATCCACCGCGTGACGCGCATCGAATCGCACAGACCGGGGCCTTTGTCGCGCGAAGTTCGGAACTCCTTTGA
- a CDS encoding ABC transporter permease, with protein sequence MLEITSERTQEAVDRTAARRRRRDLIQKFAALGSLVALVIAFSITSGAFFSVGNMMTVSLQVTSIAYLGVAATCVIITGGIDLSVGSVLALAGVTAALLVKSGVPVPVAMLGGVLVGAVCGLVNGICVTQMGLPPFIATLGMMLVARGLALQITGARPVSDLGDAFGALGNGALFRISHIGPDGFPDTTFPGIPYPVVIMVVLFVAGSILLSKTSLGRHIYAVGSNAEAARLSGVNVRGVTLFTYVLSGVLAGVTGCVLMSRLVTGQPNEGVMYELDAIASAVIGGTSLMGGVGTISGTAIGAFVIGVLRNGLNMNGVSSFIQQIIIGLVILGTVWIDRMRSRK encoded by the coding sequence ATGCTTGAAATCACATCCGAACGAACCCAGGAGGCCGTCGACCGCACCGCGGCACGCAGGCGTCGCCGCGATCTTATCCAGAAGTTTGCGGCACTCGGCAGTCTGGTAGCACTCGTCATCGCGTTCTCGATAACGAGCGGGGCGTTTTTCTCGGTTGGCAACATGATGACGGTCAGCCTGCAGGTGACCTCCATCGCCTATCTTGGTGTCGCAGCAACCTGCGTGATCATCACGGGCGGGATCGATCTTTCGGTAGGTTCCGTGCTTGCACTCGCGGGGGTCACGGCGGCGCTTCTGGTGAAGTCCGGCGTGCCCGTTCCCGTCGCGATGCTCGGCGGTGTTCTCGTTGGAGCGGTGTGCGGCCTGGTGAACGGAATCTGCGTGACACAGATGGGCTTGCCGCCGTTCATTGCGACGCTGGGCATGATGCTCGTCGCGCGAGGCCTCGCGCTGCAGATTACGGGTGCTCGTCCTGTTTCCGACCTGGGCGATGCGTTCGGCGCGCTCGGTAACGGCGCGCTATTCCGCATCTCTCACATCGGTCCCGATGGCTTCCCGGACACCACATTTCCCGGCATTCCGTATCCCGTTGTGATCATGGTTGTGCTGTTCGTTGCGGGGTCGATCCTCCTTTCGAAAACGTCGCTTGGCCGTCACATCTATGCAGTCGGCTCGAATGCTGAAGCAGCGCGTCTGTCTGGCGTCAACGTCCGGGGCGTCACGCTCTTCACCTATGTGCTTTCAGGCGTGCTCGCGGGCGTCACAGGATGTGTCCTGATGTCGCGGCTCGTGACGGGACAGCCAAACGAAGGCGTCATGTACGAACTCGACGCCATCGCGAGCGCGGTAATCGGCGGGACGTCGCTGATGGGCGGTGTGGGAACGATATCCGGCACGGCCATCGGCGCATTTGTGATCGGTGTGCTTCGCAACGGTCTGAACATGAACGGGGTATCCAGCTTTATCCAGCAGATCATTATCGGATTGGTGATCCTCGGTACGGTGTGGATCGACCGGATGCGAAGCCGCAAGTAG
- a CDS encoding RidA family protein translates to MNVFERLAQAGLKLPSPINPLGSYRTVSVSGNQLYVSGLGPFEDGKPIVGMVGRDISLEKAQDAARLTMLMILACVEQACGLDNVRRCSRLTVYVRAEQSFTQHPQVANGASDLLLTLFGQDNLPARSALGVHSLPMGIPVEIDSIFELKG, encoded by the coding sequence ATGAACGTATTCGAACGCCTCGCGCAAGCGGGCCTAAAATTGCCATCGCCCATCAACCCACTTGGGTCCTATCGAACGGTTTCCGTTTCGGGGAATCAACTGTATGTATCGGGGCTCGGCCCTTTCGAGGATGGCAAGCCAATCGTCGGAATGGTCGGCCGCGATATTTCTCTGGAAAAGGCTCAAGACGCGGCGCGCCTAACGATGCTCATGATCCTGGCCTGTGTCGAACAGGCCTGCGGACTCGACAACGTCCGGCGATGCAGCCGGCTAACAGTTTACGTGCGTGCTGAACAGTCGTTCACCCAGCATCCGCAAGTGGCCAATGGCGCCAGTGATCTGTTGCTGACGCTGTTTGGGCAAGACAATCTGCCGGCTCGAAGCGCGCTGGGAGTGCATTCGTTGCCGATGGGCATCCCGGTTGAGATTGACAGCATCTTTGAGTTGAAGGGGTGA
- a CDS encoding aldo/keto reductase has product MNANEIRVLPRSGLKLSALGLGCSQLGGLYSPMSSMDATALIDAAWAAGLRYFDTAPYYGYTLSERRVGDALVRRDRDAFTLSSKVGRLMRPDASVLSGDDGWAEPLSFRPTFDYSYDGIMRSYEDSQQRLGMPRIDIVYVHDIGSMTHGERHASYWNQLVAGGGFRALVQLRESGGVGAIGLGVNEWEVASDAMDELPIDVILLAGRYTLLEQTASVPLLDRCAREQTAIVIGGVFNSGILAGNGKFNYADAPAEVIEKVRRLTALCERFGVSLPAAALQFPFAHPSVMSCVVGARTVSQLQQNIAWLEQGVPEEFWIALRNEGLVAAAAPLPNRKM; this is encoded by the coding sequence ATGAACGCAAATGAAATACGAGTCTTGCCACGCAGTGGGCTCAAGCTGAGCGCCCTCGGCCTCGGCTGTTCCCAGCTTGGTGGACTTTACAGTCCGATGTCATCGATGGATGCGACGGCGCTGATCGATGCAGCGTGGGCGGCAGGCCTGCGCTATTTCGATACGGCGCCGTACTACGGCTACACGCTTTCTGAGCGGCGCGTTGGAGATGCACTTGTGCGGCGGGACAGGGACGCGTTCACGTTGAGTTCGAAAGTCGGCCGCCTGATGCGGCCCGATGCAAGCGTGCTATCTGGTGACGACGGCTGGGCCGAACCGCTGTCTTTCCGGCCCACTTTCGACTACAGCTACGATGGCATCATGCGTTCCTACGAAGATAGCCAGCAGAGGCTGGGTATGCCGCGTATCGACATCGTCTACGTGCATGACATTGGCTCGATGACGCATGGCGAGCGTCACGCGAGCTACTGGAACCAGCTGGTTGCGGGCGGCGGGTTTCGTGCCCTTGTGCAATTGCGCGAGAGTGGCGGGGTCGGTGCGATAGGTCTCGGCGTGAATGAGTGGGAAGTCGCTTCAGACGCGATGGACGAGTTGCCTATCGACGTCATTTTGCTCGCAGGGCGTTACACGCTTCTCGAACAGACAGCGTCGGTACCGTTGCTTGACCGCTGCGCGCGGGAGCAGACGGCAATCGTCATCGGTGGCGTTTTCAATTCAGGCATCCTTGCCGGGAACGGAAAATTCAACTATGCGGACGCCCCTGCCGAAGTCATCGAGAAGGTCCGGCGGCTGACTGCGCTATGCGAGCGTTTCGGCGTTTCCTTGCCGGCGGCCGCATTGCAATTTCCATTCGCTCACCCGTCAGTCATGTCATGCGTGGTGGGCGCGCGCACTGTGTCTCAATTGCAGCAGAACATAGCGTGGCTCGAGCAAGGCGTGCCCGAGGAGTTTTGGATCGCACTGCGCAATGAAGGGTTGGTCGCCGCCGCTGCGCCGCTTCCCAACCGGAAAATGTGA
- a CDS encoding sugar ABC transporter ATP-binding protein, translated as MKMHSESPRDAAECRDHADGAILRLEGIGKRFPGVVALEGIHLDLRCGEVHAICGENGAGKSTLMKIISGQYQPDEGVIHYRGEPTRFASTSHAQAAGIAIIHQELNLVPHLTVAENLYLAREPKRGPFVDSRKLNADAARCLARVGLNVSPATPLGALSIAQQQMVEIAKALSLDAHVLIMDEPTSSLTESETVQLFRIIKELRAAGKAILYISHRLDEMAHIVDRVTVLRDGRHISTDDFSALSVNDIVARMVGRALDDAYPPRQSKPSDVVLLSVRNLRRDDVFGPVSFDLRRGEILGFAGLMGAGRTEIARAIFGADRIDDGTIALHGQTVTIRSPREAIRHGIAYLSEDRKQDGLALSMSVAANITLANVRGVSSRSGFLRFGEEAAIARRYVQDLAIRTPSVDQVVRNLSGGNQQKVVIGKWLYRGSKILFFDEPTRGIDVGAKFAIYGLMDRLAADGVGVVLISSELPELLGMTDRIAVFHEGHQTALLETKRTSQEEIMHFASGHTHA; from the coding sequence ATGAAGATGCATTCCGAATCGCCCCGCGATGCGGCCGAATGCCGGGATCACGCTGACGGAGCGATACTCAGGCTGGAGGGTATCGGCAAGCGTTTTCCGGGCGTCGTCGCCCTGGAAGGCATTCATCTCGATTTGCGCTGTGGCGAGGTACACGCCATCTGCGGCGAAAACGGCGCCGGAAAATCCACGCTGATGAAAATCATCAGTGGCCAGTATCAGCCGGACGAAGGCGTCATTCACTATCGTGGCGAGCCGACCCGCTTCGCATCGACGTCACATGCACAGGCCGCGGGTATCGCGATCATCCATCAGGAGCTCAACCTCGTACCGCATCTGACGGTCGCGGAAAATCTGTACCTCGCACGCGAACCCAAGCGTGGACCGTTTGTCGACTCGCGCAAGCTGAACGCCGATGCGGCCCGCTGCCTGGCACGTGTCGGCCTCAACGTGTCGCCGGCGACGCCGCTCGGCGCACTGTCAATCGCCCAGCAGCAGATGGTCGAGATCGCCAAGGCGCTGTCGCTCGATGCGCATGTGCTGATCATGGACGAGCCGACGTCGTCGCTGACGGAATCGGAAACGGTCCAGCTTTTTCGCATCATCAAGGAGTTGCGGGCAGCAGGTAAGGCAATCCTCTATATCTCGCACCGCCTCGACGAAATGGCTCACATCGTCGATCGCGTGACCGTGCTGCGGGATGGCCGCCACATCTCGACCGACGATTTTTCGGCACTAAGCGTGAATGACATCGTCGCGCGCATGGTTGGGCGCGCTCTGGACGATGCGTATCCGCCGCGTCAGTCGAAGCCGTCCGACGTCGTGCTGCTCAGCGTGCGCAACCTCAGGCGCGATGACGTATTCGGCCCCGTCTCATTCGACCTGCGCCGCGGGGAGATCCTCGGCTTCGCGGGCCTCATGGGGGCAGGGCGCACTGAGATAGCACGCGCGATATTCGGAGCCGACAGGATCGACGACGGAACCATTGCGCTGCACGGCCAGACGGTGACGATACGCTCGCCGCGCGAAGCGATCCGTCATGGCATTGCTTACCTGTCGGAAGACCGCAAGCAGGACGGGCTCGCTCTCTCGATGTCCGTCGCTGCGAACATCACGCTGGCGAATGTGCGAGGCGTTTCATCGCGCAGCGGCTTTCTGCGGTTTGGCGAAGAGGCCGCCATCGCGCGGCGTTACGTGCAGGACCTGGCCATTCGCACACCATCCGTCGACCAGGTCGTGCGCAATCTCTCGGGCGGTAACCAGCAGAAAGTCGTCATCGGCAAGTGGCTCTACCGCGGATCAAAAATCCTCTTCTTCGACGAACCTACGCGCGGTATCGACGTGGGTGCGAAGTTTGCCATTTACGGCCTGATGGATCGCCTTGCGGCAGACGGCGTCGGTGTCGTACTGATCAGTTCGGAGTTGCCGGAACTGCTTGGAATGACGGATCGGATAGCCGTATTCCACGAGGGACATCAGACGGCGCTTCTCGAGACGAAGCGCACCAGTCAGGAGGAAATCATGCACTTTGCTTCGGGGCACACACATGCTTGA
- a CDS encoding alpha/beta fold hydrolase, translating into MKLLLAVLAMSAFAFGTGAMAAEKPPIVLVHGAFEDAQVWGHVTSRLQTDGFKVVAVDLPGRPGAPATPDKVSLDLYRDTVVAALNKSHRPAVVVGHSFGGIVIADAAETAPKKIKTLVFVAAYLPQDGDSLVSMASKDADAKIGPHLQIDKEKGIASIEYPARADLFSNGGPDELRKAIPDLILDEPVGPLATPVHVTSPNFGQVDKVYIHTAMDQVISPSFQAEMVAATPVRAEYSLPTGHTPFLTDPDGLAKAIEAAAK; encoded by the coding sequence ATGAAACTGCTCCTCGCTGTTCTCGCCATGTCAGCATTCGCGTTTGGTACCGGTGCGATGGCTGCGGAAAAGCCCCCCATCGTTCTGGTCCACGGCGCTTTCGAAGACGCCCAGGTCTGGGGTCATGTCACATCCAGGCTTCAAACCGACGGCTTTAAGGTGGTGGCTGTTGATCTGCCAGGGCGTCCGGGCGCGCCAGCCACACCGGACAAAGTCAGCCTTGACCTCTATCGTGACACCGTGGTCGCAGCGCTGAACAAATCCCATCGCCCGGCCGTCGTGGTCGGTCACAGCTTCGGCGGCATCGTCATCGCCGACGCCGCGGAAACGGCACCGAAGAAGATCAAGACTTTGGTCTTTGTTGCTGCCTACCTGCCGCAAGACGGCGACTCGCTCGTTTCAATGGCCAGTAAGGACGCCGACGCCAAGATCGGCCCGCACCTGCAGATCGATAAGGAAAAGGGCATTGCCTCCATCGAATATCCGGCACGTGCCGATCTGTTTTCCAATGGAGGTCCTGACGAACTACGCAAGGCAATCCCGGATCTGATCCTGGATGAACCCGTCGGCCCGCTGGCTACGCCTGTGCACGTGACTTCCCCCAACTTTGGTCAGGTCGACAAGGTCTATATCCACACAGCCATGGACCAGGTCATCAGCCCCTCGTTCCAGGCCGAGATGGTTGCCGCCACCCCCGTGAGAGCCGAGTACTCCCTGCCGACCGGTCATACGCCGTTCCTCACCGATCCCGACGGTCTGGCAAAGGCGATCGAGGCCGCTGCGAAATAG
- a CDS encoding carboxymuconolactone decarboxylase family protein: MSRLQIPATIADAPSASQPFLEAVNKKLGVVPNLFRLMANSPAALEGYLGLAGALAKGALPAQTGERIALAVAEINGCDYCMSAHSYLGKNVAKLDDAEMSANRNGGSNEPKAAPAVQFAAKVARERGRVSDEDLRAVKEAGYTDAQIVEIVVHIALSVLTNYANVVANTEIDFPVVRTHQGLKNGTRTLLDT, encoded by the coding sequence ATGTCCCGTCTTCAGATACCCGCCACGATCGCAGATGCACCCTCTGCTTCTCAGCCCTTCCTGGAGGCCGTCAACAAGAAACTGGGTGTTGTACCGAATCTGTTTCGTCTGATGGCCAACAGCCCCGCGGCGCTAGAGGGGTACCTCGGTCTGGCCGGAGCCTTGGCAAAAGGCGCACTTCCAGCACAAACCGGCGAGCGTATTGCTCTCGCCGTCGCCGAAATCAACGGCTGCGACTATTGCATGTCGGCGCACAGCTATTTAGGAAAGAACGTGGCGAAGCTTGACGATGCGGAAATGTCCGCCAATCGAAATGGCGGCTCGAATGAACCAAAGGCCGCCCCTGCCGTGCAGTTCGCCGCGAAGGTCGCGCGCGAGCGTGGCCGCGTATCCGACGAAGATCTGCGCGCCGTCAAGGAGGCTGGCTACACCGATGCGCAGATCGTCGAGATTGTCGTGCACATCGCACTGAGCGTCTTGACGAACTACGCCAATGTCGTTGCAAATACGGAGATTGACTTTCCCGTAGTGCGTACACATCAGGGCCTGAAGAACGGGACTCGCACGCTTCTCGATACGTGA
- a CDS encoding ABC transporter substrate-binding protein — protein sequence MVMATTGAYAAGGEIAVIVKTVNSNYWQNVQKGAKTAVGEAKGYTMTFQGPAAESAIADEVNMVENAVNRKVAGIVLAPSDPDALVPAIKKAWEAHIPVVLIDSSLSDAGKQYYQSFLSTDNEKAGEMCAKALIDRVGQNGKIAIMSYVPGAGSEIGRVGGFRKYIEAHSKLQIVGPYYSQSQMATALNQTTDVLSANPDLKGIFGANEPTAVGMGRALKQTGKADKLVAVGFDGNQDLQDFVRGGTIQAIAVQGSYQMGYKGIQTVVNVIEHKPVPKQVDTGVVLVDKQNLDSQDAKNVLY from the coding sequence ATGGTGATGGCCACGACGGGGGCATACGCCGCGGGTGGCGAGATCGCCGTGATCGTAAAGACCGTCAACTCCAACTATTGGCAGAACGTCCAGAAAGGCGCGAAAACCGCCGTTGGCGAAGCCAAGGGTTACACGATGACTTTCCAGGGACCGGCGGCAGAATCGGCCATCGCGGACGAAGTCAACATGGTTGAGAACGCTGTCAACCGGAAGGTAGCGGGAATTGTCCTCGCACCGTCTGACCCGGACGCGCTCGTCCCCGCAATCAAGAAAGCATGGGAAGCCCACATACCCGTCGTGCTGATCGACTCGTCGCTGTCAGATGCCGGCAAGCAGTATTACCAGTCGTTCCTCTCCACTGACAACGAGAAAGCCGGGGAAATGTGTGCAAAGGCGCTGATTGATCGGGTCGGGCAGAACGGAAAGATCGCGATCATGTCTTACGTGCCCGGTGCCGGGTCGGAGATCGGACGGGTGGGCGGATTTCGCAAATACATCGAAGCGCACTCGAAACTGCAGATCGTAGGCCCGTACTACTCGCAGTCGCAAATGGCCACCGCACTCAATCAGACAACCGACGTGCTTTCAGCGAATCCCGACCTGAAGGGCATTTTCGGCGCAAACGAGCCGACCGCCGTTGGAATGGGACGCGCGCTAAAACAGACCGGGAAGGCCGACAAGCTGGTTGCCGTCGGGTTTGACGGGAACCAGGATTTGCAGGATTTTGTGCGCGGCGGCACGATTCAGGCCATAGCCGTTCAGGGATCCTATCAAATGGGATACAAGGGCATCCAGACGGTCGTGAACGTCATCGAGCATAAACCTGTCCCCAAGCAGGTCGACACGGGCGTCGTATTGGTCGACAAGCAGAACCTCGACTCACAGGATGCCAAAAACGTCTTGTACTGA
- a CDS encoding zinc-binding alcohol dehydrogenase family protein: protein MLSVICESPGVLRAQERELPVPAKGEVLLRVSRVGICGTDLHIFTGTQPYLQYPRVMGHELSAVVVEAERASGLAAGDGVYVMPYLSCGNCIACRQGKTNCCVNIKVLGVHSDGALTEYLCVPAEFVHKAEGVTLDQAAMLEFLAIGAHAVRRADVQAGQRVLVVGAGPIGMAAMIFAKLRGANVTSLDTRADRLSFCEKELRVDAVVTVGDDDTDQLARLTDGEFFDAVFDATGNIDAMNRGFGFIAHGGKYTLISIVPGTVAFSDPEFHKREATLLASRNATAQDFETVLEAMRAGHIPDQALNTHRMQLADVPAEFARLLEPGQTVVKALVEC, encoded by the coding sequence ATGCTTAGCGTGATTTGCGAATCCCCGGGCGTCTTGCGCGCACAGGAGCGGGAGCTACCCGTGCCGGCGAAGGGCGAAGTGCTGTTGCGCGTAAGCCGCGTCGGAATTTGCGGTACCGATCTGCACATCTTCACTGGGACCCAGCCCTATCTTCAGTATCCCCGTGTAATGGGGCATGAACTCTCCGCAGTCGTCGTCGAGGCAGAGCGCGCCTCCGGGCTTGCCGCCGGCGACGGTGTCTATGTCATGCCGTATCTGTCGTGTGGGAACTGCATCGCGTGTCGCCAGGGCAAAACTAACTGTTGCGTCAACATAAAGGTGCTGGGAGTGCATAGCGACGGTGCGCTCACCGAATATCTCTGTGTGCCGGCAGAGTTCGTTCACAAGGCCGAAGGCGTGACGCTCGATCAGGCTGCCATGCTGGAATTCCTTGCAATAGGGGCCCATGCCGTGCGGCGCGCAGACGTTCAGGCGGGGCAGCGCGTGCTGGTGGTCGGAGCCGGCCCTATAGGCATGGCCGCAATGATCTTTGCGAAACTTCGCGGCGCGAACGTGACCAGTCTCGACACGCGTGCCGATCGTCTTTCGTTCTGTGAGAAAGAATTGCGTGTGGACGCGGTGGTCACTGTCGGCGACGATGACACGGATCAACTCGCGCGACTGACCGACGGCGAATTTTTCGACGCCGTTTTCGATGCAACGGGGAACATCGATGCGATGAACCGCGGGTTTGGCTTCATCGCCCATGGCGGGAAGTACACGCTTATTTCGATCGTACCGGGTACAGTGGCCTTTTCCGATCCGGAGTTCCATAAGCGCGAAGCAACCTTGCTCGCGAGCCGCAACGCCACCGCGCAGGACTTTGAGACTGTCCTGGAAGCAATGCGGGCGGGGCACATTCCCGACCAGGCGCTCAACACCCACCGAATGCAGCTTGCGGATGTTCCAGCCGAGTTTGCGCGCCTGCTCGAACCTGGGCAGACCGTCGTGAAGGCACTTGTGGAGTGTTGA
- a CDS encoding FadR/GntR family transcriptional regulator produces the protein MKSTEPKRLYQSVATQIIALIRKGEFPPGERLPPERELALKLGVSRPSLREALIALEIGGQIEIRMGSGVYVRSGGSNDVESIGALGDSPSELMQARAAIEGSVTVLATARMTAAMLDRLRRTVERMRRLAAAGKSPVEADRQFHMLIAEAAGNSVLSRFVGELFDSRHDPIAAAMRGHTESAQTWTAAVQEHEEVLRALQAGDPIAAQTAMRAHLRASEERWISGALKQEADPKGQASVQ, from the coding sequence ATGAAATCGACAGAACCCAAGCGGCTTTACCAATCCGTTGCCACCCAGATCATCGCGTTGATTCGCAAAGGGGAATTTCCGCCAGGCGAACGGCTGCCGCCTGAGCGGGAGCTGGCGCTGAAGCTCGGCGTGTCACGTCCGTCGCTACGCGAAGCGCTCATCGCTCTGGAAATCGGCGGTCAGATCGAAATCCGGATGGGGTCGGGGGTTTATGTGCGCAGCGGAGGCTCGAACGACGTCGAGTCGATCGGCGCCCTTGGCGACAGTCCGTCCGAGCTGATGCAGGCCCGCGCGGCGATAGAGGGCAGCGTCACCGTTCTTGCCACGGCGCGGATGACCGCCGCAATGCTCGACCGGTTGCGTCGTACGGTCGAACGCATGCGCCGGCTGGCGGCGGCGGGCAAGTCGCCCGTCGAGGCAGACCGGCAATTCCACATGTTGATTGCCGAAGCAGCTGGCAACTCCGTCCTGAGCCGCTTTGTCGGAGAGTTATTCGACAGCCGCCATGATCCGATTGCGGCCGCCATGCGTGGCCACACAGAAAGTGCACAGACCTGGACAGCAGCTGTACAGGAACACGAAGAGGTCTTAAGGGCCTTGCAGGCGGGCGACCCCATCGCCGCGCAAACGGCGATGCGAGCGCACCTCCGCGCTTCGGAAGAAAGGTGGATCAGCGGTGCATTGAAGCAGGAGGCAGATCCCAAAGGCCAGGCGAGCGTGCAATAG